A window of the Helianthus annuus cultivar XRQ/B chromosome 4, HanXRQr2.0-SUNRISE, whole genome shotgun sequence genome harbors these coding sequences:
- the LOC110938175 gene encoding uncharacterized protein LOC110938175, protein MATTCHMSLLLLLALVALTPSTTSAASPNPNLLNLHQLLQLLGFPPGLIPDPVDSFTITPAGLLPPTFDFTIRFKEACYVKYVYLNYYAPVFTGKITFGKISGMIGHKDQFPTGEWVDMYDVTAKGQKLYFTFATANVTYDRSLFEEVKTCTDGPILPDHSNKFISNELISQLPISVE, encoded by the coding sequence ATGGCTACTACTTGTCATATGtctctcctcctcctccttgCCCTTGTAGCACTCACACCTTCCACCACCTCAGCTGCATCCCCAAAcccaaacttattaaacttacACCAACTTCTCCAACTACTTGGATTTCCGCCCGGCCTTATACCTGATCCTGTCGATTCTTTCACTATAACCCCTGCAGGCCTTTTGCCACCCACCTTCGACTTCACCATTCGCTTTAAGGAAGCATGTTACGTAAAATACGTATACCTCAATTACTATGCCCCGGTGTTTACCGGAAAGATCACCTTCGGTAAAATTTCCGGGATGATAGGCCATAAGGATCAATTCCCGACTGGCGAATGGGTAGATATGTACGACGTCACAGCAAAAGGCCAAAAACTCTACTTCACATTTGCTACTGCAAATGTAACGTACGATAGATCGCTGTTTGAGGAGGTTAAGACTTGCACAGATGGTCCTATTCTTCCTGATCACTCTAACAAATTCATCTCTAACGAACTCATCTCTCAG